One Solirubrobacter pauli DNA segment encodes these proteins:
- a CDS encoding peroxidase family protein, which translates to MAIVEHEPVTPTTTEEPETHHGTLIPRGQDAVPRSPLFEGRFGRMFRSLPAPRHDREALIALGKAMADREAPSGDNPKIPSAYTYFGQFVDHDITFDPLSELSKFNDPDALTNFRSPRFDLDSLYGSGPSGSPFLYESKKADRRGVRLLEGRNTDPELERRDLMRNAQGRAIIPDPRNDENIIVSQLHHAFIRFHNNVVEHVAKAQPTLAGPALFAEARRVVTWHYQWVVVHDFLPRIIGDDLANELLPDSGEPNLRFFDPREGPFIPVEFSGAAYRYGHSQVRPSYDLNDIVVGVPLFSAAKTADRDILAHLNGFRPLPALWTIDWRHFVEIDGSQPQLTREIDTQLAKPLLKLPTGIDAAHTGLPVLNLRRGKALQLPSGQAVAQAIGAPPVSNLGLDRFNLSAEHRAALEAETPLWYYVLREAENAPRNGQRLGPVGGRIVGEVLVGLLAHDPQSFLRQQPTWKPTGLKAVKAGHFTLGDLLRFATIGQ; encoded by the coding sequence ATGGCGATCGTCGAGCACGAACCCGTCACCCCGACCACGACCGAGGAGCCGGAGACCCACCACGGCACGCTGATCCCGCGCGGCCAGGACGCGGTGCCACGCTCACCGCTCTTCGAGGGTCGCTTCGGACGGATGTTCCGCTCGCTGCCCGCCCCGCGTCACGACCGCGAGGCGCTGATCGCGCTCGGCAAGGCGATGGCCGACCGCGAGGCGCCGAGCGGTGACAACCCGAAGATCCCGTCGGCGTACACGTACTTCGGGCAGTTCGTCGACCACGACATCACGTTCGACCCGCTCTCGGAGCTGAGCAAGTTCAACGACCCGGACGCGCTGACGAACTTCCGCTCGCCGCGCTTCGACCTGGACTCGCTGTACGGCTCCGGGCCGAGCGGCAGCCCGTTCCTGTACGAGAGCAAGAAGGCGGACCGGCGCGGCGTGCGGCTGCTCGAGGGCCGCAACACGGACCCCGAGCTCGAGCGCCGCGACCTGATGCGCAACGCCCAGGGCCGCGCGATCATCCCGGACCCGCGCAACGACGAGAACATCATCGTCTCGCAGCTGCACCACGCGTTCATCCGCTTCCACAACAACGTGGTCGAGCACGTCGCCAAGGCGCAGCCCACGCTCGCCGGTCCGGCGCTGTTCGCCGAGGCGCGGCGCGTCGTCACCTGGCACTACCAGTGGGTCGTCGTCCACGACTTCCTCCCGCGGATCATCGGAGACGACCTCGCGAACGAGCTGCTGCCGGACTCCGGCGAGCCGAACCTGCGCTTCTTCGACCCGCGCGAGGGGCCGTTCATCCCGGTCGAGTTCTCGGGCGCCGCGTACCGCTACGGGCACAGCCAGGTGCGGCCGAGCTACGACCTCAACGACATCGTGGTCGGCGTGCCGCTGTTCTCGGCCGCCAAGACGGCCGACCGGGACATCCTCGCGCACCTGAACGGCTTCCGGCCGCTGCCGGCGCTGTGGACGATCGACTGGCGCCACTTCGTCGAGATCGACGGCTCCCAGCCGCAGCTCACGCGTGAGATCGACACCCAGCTCGCGAAGCCGCTGCTCAAGCTGCCGACCGGGATCGACGCCGCGCACACGGGGCTGCCGGTGCTCAACCTGCGCCGCGGCAAGGCGCTCCAGCTGCCGTCCGGGCAGGCGGTCGCGCAAGCGATCGGCGCCCCGCCGGTGAGCAACCTCGGGCTGGACCGCTTCAACCTGTCGGCGGAGCATCGCGCGGCGCTGGAGGCCGAGACCCCGCTCTGGTACTACGTGCTGCGCGAGGCCGAGAACGCGCCGCGCAACGGCCAGCGGCTCGGGCCGGTCGGCGGGCGGATCGTCGGCGAGGTGCTCGTCGGCCTGCTCGCCCACGACCCGCAGAGCTTCCTGCGCCAGCAGCCGACGTGGAAGCCGACCGGGCTCAAGGCGGTCAAGGCCGGGCACTTCACGCTCGGCGACCTGTTGCGGTTCGCCACCATCGGCCAGTGA